From the Bacillus tuaregi genome, one window contains:
- a CDS encoding RNA-guided endonuclease InsQ/TnpB family protein, with translation MYLCVKQQLNHLTKDEYSNLKELCHIAKNLYNVGLYNVRQYYFEHKEYLKYESNYHLAKTNENYKLLNSNMAQQILKEVDGVFKSFFGLIKLAKQGKYDFKSINLPRYLKKDGYYPLVIGFVRLNGNQLTIPYSNLYKKHHAPIIINIPPILLDKKIKEIRIVPKNNARFFEIQYTYEVAEEQRDLNYQKALAIDLGLNNLATCVTTERQSFIVDGRKLKSINQWFNKENARLQSIKDKQKIKGTTRKQSFLTYNRNNKVNDYINKTCRYIINYCLENQIGNLVIGYAETLQRNINLGRITNQNFVNIPVGNIKEKLEYLCKLYGIKFFKQEESYTSKASFFDNDEIPKYNADNPKDYQFSGKRVKRGLYKTKSGKLVNADINGALNILAKSKAVDITVLCSSGEVATPQRIRIA, from the coding sequence ATGTACTTATGTGTTAAACAACAGCTCAATCATTTAACTAAAGACGAGTATTCAAATCTTAAAGAGCTTTGTCATATTGCTAAAAACCTATATAACGTTGGACTATACAATGTTAGACAGTATTACTTTGAACATAAAGAATATCTTAAATACGAAAGTAATTATCATCTCGCAAAAACCAACGAGAATTATAAGTTATTAAATAGCAATATGGCTCAGCAAATTTTGAAAGAAGTAGACGGAGTATTTAAGTCCTTTTTTGGTTTAATCAAACTAGCCAAGCAGGGCAAGTACGACTTTAAATCTATCAATCTTCCAAGATACCTTAAGAAAGATGGCTACTATCCTTTAGTGATTGGCTTTGTTCGCTTAAACGGAAATCAATTAACGATTCCGTATTCAAACTTATACAAAAAGCATCACGCACCTATTATAATTAATATTCCTCCTATTTTGTTAGACAAGAAGATTAAAGAAATTCGAATTGTTCCTAAAAACAATGCTAGGTTCTTTGAAATCCAGTACACGTACGAAGTGGCTGAAGAGCAAAGAGATTTAAATTACCAAAAAGCACTAGCAATTGACTTAGGACTAAATAATTTAGCTACTTGTGTAACAACAGAACGTCAATCTTTCATTGTAGATGGTCGTAAATTAAAAAGCATTAACCAATGGTTTAATAAAGAAAATGCCAGACTTCAAAGCATAAAAGATAAGCAAAAAATCAAAGGCACGACTCGCAAACAATCGTTTCTTACTTATAACCGCAACAATAAAGTAAATGATTATATCAACAAAACTTGTCGATATATTATTAACTATTGCCTTGAAAACCAAATAGGTAATCTTGTTATTGGTTATGCTGAAACTCTGCAAAGAAACATCAATTTAGGTAGAATAACAAATCAAAATTTCGTTAATATTCCTGTCGGCAATATCAAAGAAAAACTAGAATATCTTTGTAAGCTTTACGGGATTAAATTCTTTAAACAAGAAGAATCTTACACCTCCAAAGCTAGCTTCTTCGATAACGACGAAATACCTAAATATAATGCCGACAATCCTAAAGATTATCAGTTCAGCGGCAAACGAGTGAAGCGTGGTTTGTATAAAACGAAATCTGGCAAGCTAGTTAATGCTGACATCAACGGCGCTTTAAATATCTTAGCTAAAAGTAAAGCTGTAGACATCACTGTCTTATGTTCTAGCGGCGAAGTGGCTACGCCTCAAAGAATAAGAATCGCTTAG
- a CDS encoding S-layer homology domain-containing protein has translation MSDGYTFYNEVGYLSSEQIITGFKDGTFKPDNTVTRSHAAIMIGRSLGLNGDPINTKFNDVTANVTGSGYIASAVRKGIITGFPDNTYRPNELVARGQMAIFLNRAFTLTTGQANSFHDVSSNTAAYQSILDAVATGIADGYPDGSYRPDTSVTRGQFSAFMARALNPVYREKGRIVIRVDKNSFLVVDTYPLHLQAGNKYGATSFEYPNASETLKIGQRVEVESTGPVLDSYPKQGVAKTI, from the coding sequence GTGTCAGATGGATATACATTTTATAATGAGGTGGGGTATCTCTCATCTGAACAGATTATTACAGGCTTTAAAGATGGAACCTTCAAACCTGATAATACAGTTACACGTTCTCATGCTGCTATTATGATTGGCCGTTCTTTAGGACTGAATGGAGACCCTATTAACACAAAATTTAATGATGTTACTGCAAATGTAACTGGATCAGGCTATATTGCCTCAGCTGTTAGAAAAGGAATCATTACCGGATTTCCAGATAACACATATCGACCTAATGAGCTGGTCGCCCGAGGACAAATGGCGATTTTCCTAAACAGAGCCTTCACATTAACGACAGGACAAGCCAATAGTTTTCACGATGTTTCTTCCAATACGGCAGCCTATCAATCCATTTTGGATGCAGTAGCAACTGGAATTGCGGATGGCTATCCTGATGGATCCTATCGACCAGATACATCTGTAACACGTGGACAATTCTCTGCATTTATGGCACGCGCATTAAATCCTGTGTATCGTGAAAAAGGAAGAATAGTCATTCGTGTGGATAAAAACAGTTTCTTGGTAGTTGATACTTATCCTCTTCATTTACAGGCTGGAAATAAATACGGTGCAACATCATTTGAATATCCTAATGCTTCTGAAACATTGAAAATAGGACAAAGAGTAGAAGTTGAATCTACTGGCCCTGTCTTAGATTCATATCCAAAACAAGGAGTAGCAAAAACTATTTAA
- a CDS encoding HAMP domain-containing sensor histidine kinase — protein MKKLSVKLGILFFVVIFGLITFMFFFLHAEIVDSRIEQELQTLKSRGNSHKAILEKQFDDEMVDHVVLMESESNTDVIITNESGEILDSSAPVENFRRYIEAPLTPIPNDGQVLEEKWEQEPYIATVSPIQIDQKVSGYVYMFQDTALVRILIHSLNEHFLIAGLISVIFTIIIICFLSRGITRPLIKMKEATSQISKGNFSVPLPHTSEDELGDLAKSIKLLATDLNYLKKERSQFLASISHELRTPLTYIKGYADIVKKRNLSKEEQGKYLSIIVEESDRLAKLIKELFELAKIDQNTFIIEKELINLNEFFTKMDQKFSPIFHENEMKFTINCQPNLLLKADSLRLEQIFMNLLDNAMKYSNRGSTVSLTAWKQKKEIYISIKDNGRGIPEEDLPYIFHRFYRVDKSRTRSLGGTGLGLAIIKELILAHGGDIQVRSKENVGTTFELIFKEDQN, from the coding sequence ATGAAGAAACTTTCAGTAAAACTAGGCATCTTATTTTTTGTTGTAATTTTTGGTTTAATTACATTTATGTTTTTCTTTTTGCATGCCGAAATTGTGGACTCGAGAATAGAACAAGAGCTACAAACATTAAAATCGAGGGGGAATTCTCACAAGGCTATTCTTGAAAAGCAATTCGATGATGAAATGGTTGATCATGTCGTTTTGATGGAATCTGAATCCAATACAGACGTAATCATAACAAATGAGTCAGGGGAGATACTAGATTCTTCGGCCCCGGTTGAAAACTTTAGAAGGTATATAGAAGCCCCTTTAACCCCTATTCCAAATGATGGACAGGTTTTAGAAGAAAAATGGGAGCAGGAACCATATATTGCGACAGTTAGTCCCATTCAAATTGATCAAAAAGTTTCCGGGTATGTTTATATGTTTCAAGATACTGCGTTGGTACGTATTTTAATTCATTCCTTGAATGAACACTTTTTGATTGCAGGCTTGATTTCAGTTATTTTTACGATTATTATCATTTGTTTCTTATCGAGGGGGATTACTAGACCTCTTATTAAAATGAAAGAAGCAACATCACAAATTAGTAAAGGTAATTTTTCCGTTCCTCTCCCTCATACATCAGAAGATGAATTAGGGGATCTAGCAAAATCAATCAAGTTATTAGCGACAGATTTAAACTATCTTAAAAAAGAACGGAGTCAATTTTTAGCTAGTATTTCACATGAACTTCGGACTCCTCTTACTTATATAAAGGGCTATGCTGATATTGTAAAAAAAAGGAATTTATCCAAAGAAGAACAGGGTAAATATTTATCTATTATTGTGGAAGAATCAGATCGTTTAGCCAAATTAATCAAAGAGCTATTTGAACTTGCAAAAATAGATCAAAATACGTTTATCATTGAAAAAGAGTTAATCAACTTAAACGAATTTTTCACTAAAATGGATCAAAAGTTCTCTCCTATTTTTCATGAGAATGAAATGAAATTTACTATAAACTGCCAACCGAATCTGTTATTAAAAGCTGATTCATTAAGACTTGAACAAATTTTTATGAATCTATTAGATAATGCCATGAAATACTCAAACAGAGGTTCGACCGTTTCTTTAACAGCTTGGAAACAAAAAAAGGAAATTTATATTTCCATTAAAGATAATGGAAGGGGAATTCCAGAGGAGGATCTTCCCTATATTTTTCACCGTTTTTATCGAGTGGATAAATCCCGAACACGTTCTCTCGGAGGTACAGGGCTTGGTCTTGCAATAATCAAAGAACTTATCCTTGCCCATGGAGGCGATATTCAAGTGAGAAGTAAAGAGAATGTTGGGACAACATTCGAATTAATTTTCAAGGAGGATCAAAATTGA